A stretch of Corallococcus macrosporus DNA encodes these proteins:
- a CDS encoding ActD-like protein: protein MTSPHRTPDWLLERIALGELPPDELAAARDRLSREPDGPARLAALEADSRATLEALPPDRVAREVKARFARASAPAAPRAEAPPARPSWRFLPALVPVLAAATLFVLVRPGASSQEQEARDPWSATGSTPGVLEPTRSKGLQPRLDVHRQAATRTERLTDGAPAQAGDVVQLSYTAAGHAHGVILSVDGRGTVTPHLPDPGDTSAQLERGGTHLLPRAYELDDAPGFERFFLITADAPFELDGVMAAARVLAASPEARTAPLTLPAGLGQTSFLLEKPSP, encoded by the coding sequence ATGACGTCCCCCCACCGCACCCCGGACTGGCTGCTGGAGCGCATCGCCCTGGGGGAGCTGCCCCCGGACGAGCTCGCCGCCGCCCGCGACCGCCTGTCCCGCGAACCCGATGGCCCCGCGCGCCTCGCCGCCCTGGAGGCCGACTCGCGCGCCACCCTGGAGGCCCTGCCCCCGGACCGCGTCGCCCGCGAGGTGAAGGCCCGCTTCGCCCGCGCCAGCGCCCCCGCCGCGCCCCGCGCCGAGGCCCCGCCCGCGCGCCCTTCCTGGCGCTTCCTGCCCGCCCTGGTGCCGGTGCTCGCCGCCGCGACCCTCTTCGTCCTCGTGCGGCCGGGAGCGTCGTCCCAGGAGCAGGAGGCGCGCGACCCCTGGTCGGCGACGGGGAGCACCCCCGGCGTCCTGGAGCCCACCCGCAGCAAGGGGCTCCAGCCCCGGCTCGACGTGCACCGCCAGGCCGCCACCCGCACCGAGCGCCTCACCGACGGCGCCCCCGCCCAGGCCGGTGACGTGGTGCAGCTGTCCTATACGGCCGCCGGCCACGCCCACGGCGTCATCCTCTCCGTGGACGGCCGGGGCACCGTCACCCCGCACCTGCCCGACCCGGGCGACACGTCCGCGCAACTGGAGCGCGGCGGCACGCACCTGCTGCCCCGCGCCTACGAGCTGGACGACGCCCCGGGCTTCGAGCGCTTCTTCCTCATCACCGCCGACGCCCCGTTCGAGCTGGACGGCGTGATGGCCGCCGCGCGCGTCCTGGCCGCATCCCCCGAGGCGCGCACCGCGCCGCTGACCCTGCCCGCGGGCCTGGGCCAGACGTCCTTCCTGCTGGAGAAGCCCTCCCCATGA
- a CDS encoding DUF6748 domain-containing protein, whose protein sequence is MNARSLILSAVLVLGPVACSTPSSPTAQPSGDVPGAAAPTDLKRTDVNVPAGAADEPGTAAPTPSTGDATMTTSTVYIVKDNGKRCFAPPCDHYDLFSADAPDKKLQTLHEIDLSAVTGGDDAKLGELMQRAAKGGPGLKVEGSLDKRLKAGPAGDAVVLRATRLVG, encoded by the coding sequence ATGAACGCCCGCTCCCTGATCCTGTCCGCCGTGCTCGTGCTCGGCCCGGTGGCGTGCAGCACGCCGTCCTCCCCCACCGCGCAGCCTTCCGGCGACGTGCCCGGCGCGGCGGCCCCCACCGACCTGAAGCGGACCGATGTGAACGTGCCCGCGGGTGCCGCGGACGAGCCCGGCACGGCCGCCCCCACCCCCTCAACCGGAGACGCCACCATGACCACCAGCACCGTCTACATCGTCAAGGACAACGGCAAGCGCTGCTTCGCGCCGCCCTGCGACCACTACGACCTGTTCAGCGCGGACGCGCCGGACAAGAAGCTCCAGACCCTTCACGAAATCGACCTGAGCGCCGTCACCGGCGGGGACGACGCGAAGCTGGGGGAGCTCATGCAGCGCGCCGCCAAGGGCGGCCCCGGCCTCAAGGTGGAGGGCTCGCTGGACAAGCGGCTCAAGGCCGGCCCCGCGGGCGACGCCGTCGTCCTGCGCGCCACCCGCCTCGTCGGCTGA
- a CDS encoding caspase family protein: protein MRALVILLFALGAMSSAHAAETGAVRRLALFVGVNDGGPERVRLRYAETDAKAFALVLAELGGVLPQDRVLLMDVDRAGVLAGFDRVRKLAEGVRASGARRVEVLLYYSGHSDDEGLLLKGQRLDYGELRRSLEGLPADVRIAVLDSCASGAFARKKGGVARPAFLVDSGIQVKGHAILTSSSADEASQESDRLGGSFFTHHLLSGLRGAADVTHDGRVTLTEAYQFAFHETLARTERTQGGAQHPNYDIELAGTGDLVMTDLRATTAGLVLTEPLEGRLYVRDAVGTLVVEVQKVSGRATELGLAPGAYRARREWDGGVSEAAFTLKEGARTPLSPGDFLGVGHEATVMRGGGGGSAPLSPQGRQMLPVNLSLVPSMSTNTLRAGRALVENRFALGVVNGGAALGGGLALGLAGNVYDAEVSGLAMALGFNTSGADVSGAQLSLVTNVAGGAVRGAQATLGLNVSNGDASGVGQLALGANVARGALGGVQAALGANITTADATGLQLSLGANHANGTMKGVQFTLGVNSVAAAARGIQGSVLLNRAPSLTGLQLGFINVGGDVSGMQLGLINVADTVNGMQLGLVNVSDEVNGVPVGLFTYEKKGQLHLEVYGSDVQLTNLALKFGGRYFYTTLLAGLGPDDRFQRFSLGLGLGGHIPLGSRFWADVDVAGSQVLSTRAPFSGSTNSLLTQARLMLGFQVMPRLAVFAGPTYNVAFTWGEPEFAKLTTLPVRSHNFDANTRMQRWPGFQVGVRL, encoded by the coding sequence ATGAGAGCGCTCGTCATCCTCCTGTTCGCGCTGGGCGCGATGTCCTCCGCCCACGCCGCGGAAACCGGCGCCGTGCGCCGGCTGGCCCTGTTCGTGGGCGTCAACGACGGCGGCCCGGAGCGCGTGCGGCTGCGCTACGCGGAGACCGACGCCAAGGCCTTCGCCCTGGTGCTGGCGGAGCTGGGCGGCGTGCTGCCCCAGGACCGCGTGCTGCTCATGGACGTGGACCGCGCGGGCGTGCTCGCCGGCTTCGACCGCGTGCGCAAGCTCGCCGAGGGCGTCCGCGCGTCAGGGGCCCGCCGCGTGGAGGTGCTGCTGTACTACTCCGGCCACTCGGACGACGAGGGGCTGCTGCTCAAGGGCCAGCGCCTGGACTACGGAGAGCTGCGCCGCTCGCTGGAGGGACTGCCCGCGGACGTGAGAATCGCGGTGCTGGACTCGTGCGCGTCCGGCGCGTTCGCGCGCAAGAAGGGCGGCGTCGCGCGGCCCGCGTTCCTGGTGGACTCCGGCATCCAGGTGAAGGGCCACGCCATCCTCACCTCCTCCAGCGCGGACGAGGCGTCGCAGGAGTCGGACCGGCTGGGCGGCTCGTTCTTCACGCACCACCTCCTGTCCGGCCTGCGCGGCGCCGCGGACGTCACGCACGATGGCCGCGTCACCCTCACGGAGGCCTACCAGTTCGCCTTCCACGAAACGCTCGCGCGCACGGAGCGCACGCAGGGCGGCGCGCAGCACCCCAACTACGACATCGAGCTGGCCGGCACCGGTGACCTGGTGATGACCGACCTGCGCGCCACCACCGCGGGCCTGGTCCTCACCGAGCCGCTGGAGGGCCGCCTGTACGTGCGCGACGCGGTGGGCACGCTGGTGGTGGAAGTGCAGAAGGTCTCCGGCCGCGCCACCGAGCTGGGCCTGGCCCCCGGCGCCTACCGCGCCCGGCGCGAGTGGGACGGAGGCGTGTCCGAGGCTGCCTTCACGCTGAAGGAGGGCGCGCGCACGCCGCTGTCCCCCGGCGACTTCCTGGGCGTGGGCCACGAGGCCACCGTGATGCGCGGCGGCGGTGGAGGCAGTGCTCCGCTGTCCCCGCAGGGCCGTCAGATGCTGCCGGTGAACCTGAGCCTCGTGCCGTCCATGAGCACCAACACGCTGAGGGCGGGCCGCGCGCTGGTGGAGAACCGCTTCGCGCTGGGCGTCGTCAACGGCGGCGCGGCGCTGGGCGGCGGGCTGGCGCTGGGGCTCGCCGGCAACGTGTACGACGCGGAGGTGTCCGGCCTGGCCATGGCGCTGGGCTTCAACACGTCTGGCGCGGACGTGTCCGGCGCGCAGCTGTCGCTCGTCACCAACGTGGCGGGCGGCGCGGTGCGGGGCGCGCAGGCGACGCTGGGCCTCAACGTGTCCAACGGCGACGCGAGCGGCGTGGGCCAGCTGGCCCTGGGCGCGAACGTGGCGCGCGGCGCGCTGGGCGGCGTGCAGGCGGCGCTGGGCGCCAACATCACCACGGCGGACGCCACCGGGTTGCAGCTGTCACTGGGTGCCAATCACGCGAACGGCACGATGAAGGGCGTGCAGTTCACGCTGGGCGTCAACTCCGTGGCGGCGGCCGCGCGGGGCATCCAGGGCTCCGTGCTGCTCAACCGCGCGCCGTCCCTCACCGGACTGCAGCTGGGGTTCATCAACGTGGGCGGTGACGTGTCCGGCATGCAGCTGGGGCTCATCAACGTCGCGGACACGGTGAACGGCATGCAGCTGGGGCTGGTGAATGTCTCCGACGAGGTGAACGGCGTGCCGGTGGGCCTGTTCACCTACGAGAAGAAGGGCCAGCTGCACCTGGAGGTCTACGGCAGCGACGTGCAGCTCACCAACCTGGCGCTGAAGTTCGGCGGTAGGTACTTCTACACGACGCTGCTCGCGGGCCTGGGCCCGGACGACCGCTTCCAGCGCTTCAGCCTGGGACTGGGCCTGGGCGGGCACATCCCGCTGGGCTCGCGTTTCTGGGCGGACGTGGACGTCGCGGGCAGCCAGGTGCTGTCCACGCGCGCTCCGTTCTCCGGCAGCACCAACAGCCTGCTCACACAGGCGCGGCTCATGCTGGGCTTCCAGGTGATGCCCCGGCTGGCCGTGTTCGCCGGGCCCACCTACAACGTGGCGTTCACCTGGGGCGAGCCGGAGTTCGCGAAGCTGACCACGCTGCCGGTGCGCTCGCACAACTTCGACGCGAACACGCGCATGCAGCGCTGGCCCGGCTTCCAGGTGGGGGTGCGGCTCTGA
- the dnaN gene encoding DNA polymerase III subunit beta, with protein MEFRIAADELKKALYRAQGIVERKTTMPILANVLLTANKGSITVTAFDLDIGIVSEHAADVSKPGAVTLSAKYVFDIVQNLPDAEVTLKKLANNYVDISSGSAHFKIVGMAAEEYPKLPKEENAPLVQISGNVLLEMIKKTQFAISSDETRYILNGVFFEPQQSGKVRMVATDGHRLSLIEREMSGDFKLKSGVIIPRKGLMELKRLLDEAPDAECHLGFAENSALFKKPGLTMVMRLIDGQFPEYQRVIPKEGEKVVLVPKVRLLEGLKRIALLSADKSNAIRIGLEKGKLLITASNPDLGEARDALDVDYKGNDITIGFNARYLMDVLGVTETDEVSFELGDEHSPGVLHGPGDRSFTAVVMPMRV; from the coding sequence ATGGAATTCCGCATCGCCGCCGACGAGCTGAAGAAGGCCCTCTACCGCGCCCAGGGCATCGTGGAGCGCAAGACGACGATGCCCATCCTCGCCAACGTGCTGCTCACGGCGAACAAGGGCAGTATCACCGTCACGGCCTTCGACCTGGACATCGGCATCGTGTCCGAGCACGCCGCGGACGTGTCCAAGCCGGGCGCCGTCACGCTGAGCGCGAAGTACGTCTTCGACATCGTGCAGAACCTCCCGGACGCGGAGGTCACGCTCAAGAAGCTGGCGAACAACTACGTCGACATCTCCTCCGGCTCCGCGCACTTCAAGATCGTCGGCATGGCCGCCGAGGAGTACCCGAAGCTGCCCAAGGAGGAGAACGCGCCGCTGGTGCAGATCTCCGGCAACGTCCTCCTGGAGATGATCAAGAAGACCCAGTTCGCCATCTCCAGCGACGAGACGCGCTACATCCTCAACGGCGTCTTCTTCGAGCCGCAGCAGAGCGGCAAGGTCCGCATGGTGGCCACGGACGGACACCGGCTGTCGCTCATCGAGCGCGAGATGTCCGGCGACTTCAAGCTCAAGAGCGGCGTCATCATCCCGCGCAAGGGCCTGATGGAGTTGAAGCGCCTCCTGGACGAGGCCCCGGACGCGGAGTGCCACCTGGGGTTCGCGGAGAACTCGGCGCTGTTCAAGAAGCCGGGCCTCACCATGGTGATGCGCCTCATCGACGGGCAGTTCCCGGAGTACCAGCGCGTCATCCCCAAGGAGGGTGAGAAGGTCGTCCTCGTCCCCAAGGTGCGCCTGCTGGAGGGCCTCAAGCGCATTGCCCTGCTGTCCGCGGACAAGAGCAACGCCATCCGCATCGGCCTGGAGAAGGGCAAGCTGCTCATCACCGCCAGCAACCCGGACCTGGGTGAAGCGCGCGACGCGCTGGACGTGGACTACAAGGGCAACGACATCACCATCGGCTTCAACGCCCGCTACCTGATGGACGTGCTGGGCGTGACGGAGACGGACGAGGTCAGCTTCGAGCTGGGCGACGAGCACAGCCCGGGCGTCCTGCACGGCCCCGGCGACCGCAGCTTCACCGCCGTGGTCATGCCCATGCGCGTCTGA